One segment of Tenrec ecaudatus isolate mTenEca1 chromosome 1, mTenEca1.hap1, whole genome shotgun sequence DNA contains the following:
- the LOC142428181 gene encoding HLA class I histocompatibility antigen, B alpha chain-like isoform X1 has translation MASRILFHLLFLELLVPTQSLAGSHSLRYFLTVLSRPGGEPRFFSVGYVDDTQFVRFDSDDPDPRAEPRAPWVEREGPEYWERNTQNAKDNAHTLRVGLRNLRSYYNQSEAGSHTLQVMSGCDLGPDGHLLRGYRQYAYDGADYIALNEDLRSWTAADTAALITQRKWENEGVADLRRAYVEGTCVDWLQRHLDMGKEVLQRAVPPKTQVTHHHQRHAPEGEVTLRCWARGFYPADIALTWQRDGEDQPQDTELVETRPAGDGTFQKWAAVVVPSGEEQRYTCQVQHEGLPEPLTLRWEPSSQPAVLIVGIVVGLLLLTAALIGAVVEFVIRRKKCSGEKGGNYSHASSIESTQDPDVYLIASKAFHG, from the exons ATGGCTTCCAGGATCTTGTTCCATCTGCTGTTCCTGGAACTCTTAGTCCCCACTCAGTCTCTGGCGG gctccCACTCTCTGAGATATTTCCTCACCGTCCTGTCCCGGCCCGGCGGGGAGCCCCGCTTCTTCTCCGTGGGCTACGTGGACGACACGCAGTTCGTGCGCTTCGACAGCGACGACCCGGACCCCAGGGCGGAGCCGCGCGCGCCCTGGGTGGAGCGCGAGGGTCCCGAGTACTGGGAGCGGAACACGCAAAACGCCAAGGACAACGCCCACACCCTGAGAGTGGGACTGCGCAACCTGCGCTCCTACTACAACCAGAGCGAGGCCG GGTCTCACACCCTCCAGGTGATGTCTGGTTGTGATTTGGGACCTGATGGGCATCTCCTTCGTGGGTACCGCCAATATGCCTATGATGGTGCCGACTACATCGCCTTGAATGAGGATTTGCGCTCCTGGACAGCAGCGGACACGGCTGCTCTGATCACCCAGCGTAAATGGGAGAATGAAGGTGTGGCGGACCTCcgaagggcttatgtggagggcACCTGTGTAGACTGGCTCCAGAGACACCTGGATATGGGAAAGGAGGTGCTTCAGAGAGCAG tgCCTCCAAAGACCCAGGTGACCCACCACCACCAACGCCATGCCCCTGAGGGAGAGGTCACACTGAGGTGCTGGGCCCGGGGCTTCTACCCGGCGGACATCGCCCTGACCTGGCAGCGGGACGGCGAGGACCAGCCCCAGGACACAGAGCTGGTGGAGACCAGGCCTGCGGGGGACGGCACCTTCCAGAAGTGGGCGGCTGTGGTGGTGCCCTCCGGGGAGGAGCAGAGATACACGTGCCAAGTGCAGCACGAGGGGCTGCCTGAGCCCCTCACCCTGAGATGGG AACCTTCTTCCCAGCCCGCCGTCCTCATTGTGGGAATAGTTGTTGGCCTGCTTCTCCTCACAGCTGCGCTCATTGGAGCTGTGGTTGAATTTGTGATCCGGAGGAAGAAGTGCTCAG GTGAAAAAGGAGGGAACTACTCTCATGCTTCAA GCATTGAAAGTACACAGGACCCGGATGTGTATCTCATAGCTTCTAAAG CTTTCCATGGATGA
- the LOC142428181 gene encoding HLA class I histocompatibility antigen, B alpha chain-like isoform X2, which translates to MASRILFHLLFLELLVPTQSLAGSHSLRYFLTVLSRPGGEPRFFSVGYVDDTQFVRFDSDDPDPRAEPRAPWVEREGPEYWERNTQNAKDNAHTLRVGLRNLRSYYNQSEAGSHTLQVMSGCDLGPDGHLLRGYRQYAYDGADYIALNEDLRSWTAADTAALITQRKWENEGVADLRRAYVEGTCVDWLQRHLDMGKEVLQRAVPPKTQVTHHHQRHAPEGEVTLRCWARGFYPADIALTWQRDGEDQPQDTELVETRPAGDGTFQKWAAVVVPSGEEQRYTCQVQHEGLPEPLTLRWEPSSQPAVLIVGIVVGLLLLTAALIGAVVEFVIRRKKCSGEKGGNYSHASSIESTQDPDVYLIASKA; encoded by the exons ATGGCTTCCAGGATCTTGTTCCATCTGCTGTTCCTGGAACTCTTAGTCCCCACTCAGTCTCTGGCGG gctccCACTCTCTGAGATATTTCCTCACCGTCCTGTCCCGGCCCGGCGGGGAGCCCCGCTTCTTCTCCGTGGGCTACGTGGACGACACGCAGTTCGTGCGCTTCGACAGCGACGACCCGGACCCCAGGGCGGAGCCGCGCGCGCCCTGGGTGGAGCGCGAGGGTCCCGAGTACTGGGAGCGGAACACGCAAAACGCCAAGGACAACGCCCACACCCTGAGAGTGGGACTGCGCAACCTGCGCTCCTACTACAACCAGAGCGAGGCCG GGTCTCACACCCTCCAGGTGATGTCTGGTTGTGATTTGGGACCTGATGGGCATCTCCTTCGTGGGTACCGCCAATATGCCTATGATGGTGCCGACTACATCGCCTTGAATGAGGATTTGCGCTCCTGGACAGCAGCGGACACGGCTGCTCTGATCACCCAGCGTAAATGGGAGAATGAAGGTGTGGCGGACCTCcgaagggcttatgtggagggcACCTGTGTAGACTGGCTCCAGAGACACCTGGATATGGGAAAGGAGGTGCTTCAGAGAGCAG tgCCTCCAAAGACCCAGGTGACCCACCACCACCAACGCCATGCCCCTGAGGGAGAGGTCACACTGAGGTGCTGGGCCCGGGGCTTCTACCCGGCGGACATCGCCCTGACCTGGCAGCGGGACGGCGAGGACCAGCCCCAGGACACAGAGCTGGTGGAGACCAGGCCTGCGGGGGACGGCACCTTCCAGAAGTGGGCGGCTGTGGTGGTGCCCTCCGGGGAGGAGCAGAGATACACGTGCCAAGTGCAGCACGAGGGGCTGCCTGAGCCCCTCACCCTGAGATGGG AACCTTCTTCCCAGCCCGCCGTCCTCATTGTGGGAATAGTTGTTGGCCTGCTTCTCCTCACAGCTGCGCTCATTGGAGCTGTGGTTGAATTTGTGATCCGGAGGAAGAAGTGCTCAG GTGAAAAAGGAGGGAACTACTCTCATGCTTCAA GCATTGAAAGTACACAGGACCCGGATGTGTATCTCATAGCTTCTAAAG caTGA